In a genomic window of Mercenaria mercenaria strain notata chromosome 19, MADL_Memer_1, whole genome shotgun sequence:
- the LOC128551035 gene encoding deleted in malignant brain tumors 1 protein-like — protein sequence MVCEKLISMHIVRVVLLFHALIGIATGSDYLDISGIRLANGTGPFGGRVEVNINGVWGTVCDDSFDINDASVMCRTMNLTATAYIKGAFYGRGIGPIFAQKFKCGGNEQHIKQCKFDVNVQCTHARDISIYCTECGGIDVSNGYVKSISEDGKVLTAACKTGFRSNTDTSVCEGGTWSIPSINCTVTSDIKDIRLVNGVGLYDGRVELLVNGTWGTICSTSFSVWEALSICRKLFGAKSYYQKTFTTSYYYGAGTGPIHIDKFDCPGSNADFNECTYSLDVSCTDHSRDVAVACRAFPLNFNDTRLVNGTGPNDGRIELQVDGHWGTIDRRYIDMYDAQTICNTHGASLAMYFGTAIYGVGTGPILTHDMRCYAGKSTINSCTLYYPYRSSSSHLYDLSIACTSCGLPDIYNGFPVAFNGTELTVTCHTGFYPNQIKMKCLNNNTWSEEQRCTPLHAFPLNISDIQLKNGYRPSEGRVEILVNGTWGTICDTNFDSADATVICKMFGLEYSGYYIKARHYSGRGKGPIYVNKLNCTGTESHINLCSYEISNHCTHYDDVAVVCTGYQLPIKDIRLAGTNGPYHGRVELKVNGTWGTVCHDRFYANSARAVCKMLGLM from the exons ATGGTGTGCGAGAAACTCATTAGTATGCACATTGTACGTGTGGTGCTATTGTTTCATGCCTTGATCGGCATTGCCACGG gaAGCGATTACTTGGACATCAGTGGAATTCGACTTGCAAACGGTACAGGGCCATTTGGTGGTCGTGTAGAAGTCAATATAAATGGGGTTTGGGGAACGGTCTGTGATGATTCGTTTGATATAAATGATGCCAGTGTCATGTGTAGAACAATGAATCTCAc AGCGACAGCCTATATTAAGGGTGCCTTTTATGGACGGGGAATTGGTCCAATATTTGCTCAAAAGTTTAAGTGCGGTGGAAACGAGCAACATATCAAACAGTGCAAGTTTGATGTAAATGTACAGTGCACACATGCTAGGGATATAAGCATTTATTGCACAG aatgtgGCGGAATCGATGTATCTAACGGATACGTCAAGTCAATATCAGAGGATGGAAAGGTGCTTACAGCAGCATGTAAAACTGGGTTCAGGTCAAACACTGATACAAGTGTCTGCGAAGGAGGGACATGGTCTATACCGTCAATAAATTGTACTGTAACATCAG ATATCAAAGACATTCGGCTTGTTAATGGTGTTGGGCTGTATGATGGCAGAGTTGAGTTACTTGTGAATGGAACTTGGGGAACAATATGCAGCACATCATTTTCAGTGTGGGAAGCATTGTCAATATGTAGAAAACTGTTTGGCGCAAAAAG CTACTATCAAAAAACATTTACGACTTCATACTACTATGGAGCTGGAACAGGTCCTATTCACATAGACAAATTTGACTGCCCAGGATcgaatgcagattttaatgaatgCACTTATAGCCTAGATGTGTCATGTACAGATCATAGTCGGGATGTGGCCGTTGCTTGCAGAG CGTTTCCATTAAACTTTAATGACACACGCCTGGTAAATGGAACTGGCCCAAACGACGGCCGCATCGAATTGCAAGTTGATGGTCACTGGGGAACAATAGATAGAAGATATATTGACATGTATGATGCTCAGACAATCTGCAATACACACGGTGCAAG CTTAGCTATGTATTTTGGTACTGCAATATATGGGGTAGGAACTGGGCCAATACTGACACACGACATGCGTTGCTATGCAGGAAAGAGTACTATAAATAGCTGTACATTATATTATCCGTATCGTTCTTCAAGCTCTCACTTGTACGACTTATCCATagcttgtacat CCTGCGGTCTACCAGATATTTATAATGGTTTTCCAGTAGCATTCAATGGCACCGAACTAACAGTGACTTGTCATACAGGATTCTACCCAAAccagataaaaatgaaatgtctGAATAATAATACTTGGTCCGAGGAACAAAGATGCACTCCACTTCATG CGTTTCCACTCAATATAAGTGACATTCAGTTAAAGAATGGTTATAGACCTTCCGAAGGACGTGTTGAAATTTTGGTCAATGGAACGTGGGGGACAATTTGTGACACTAATTTTGATTCTGCAGATGCAAcagttatttgcaaaatgtttggaCTAGA ATATAGTGGTTATTACATAAAGGCCAGACATTACAGCGGAAGAGGCAAAGGTCCAATATATGTCAACAAGTTGAATTGCACGGGAACAGAATCTCATATCAACCTTTGCAGTTATGAGATTTCAAATCACTGTACCCATTATGACGATGTAGCTGTTGTTTGTACAG GATATCAGTTACCGATAAAGGATATTAGACTTGCTGGTACTAATGGACCATATCATGGGCGTGTTGAACTAAAGGTCAATGGTACATGGGGAACAGTATGTCATGATCGATTCTACGCGAACAGTGCAAGGGCCGTATGCAAAATGCTGGGCTTGATGTAA
- the LOC123542030 gene encoding mucin-like protein, with translation MAGGPNSTTGRVELKSFDTWGTVCDDGFGMQEANAICSMLGYPPAVTYYVGAHYGPGTGPIFVDDLSCEGDAKHINNCTYITYDNCNHDKDVSVVCTDCGDPTPEHGHINSTFTNYGAAVHVTCDKDFNLIGDSDIICQLNGTWSSIPVCKLIDCGDPRPSNGNINTTSTINETVAMVWCDDGYTLVGDSVITCQSNETWTNDPVCQIIDCSDPEPDFADVTLLDNKTTFGETAVISCWKGYTPTANTLVSCLANGTWEEWPDCEIVDCGTPVPQKGSANSSETTYNTVLEITCEVGYNITGDSIIRCQADGTWSDYPRCDTSDCGQFSVANGEVDTSLGTNTDSSATIVCDEGYDIQGSSVVICTSTGWNESVTCKVQVCPDPTPENGNVADTDRIDEFVFGNYASIECDTGYEIHGDNVVTCDNGGVWSNRPTCKLIDCGDLTAPMNGNIDDSKGTKYRAKITFTCNEDFLLVGDKKSKCGENGKWNNQAPTCVAKSEVGGPCISKEYCLMEGSMCIDSVCACFTGIYDIRTKKCDKMPLLPYGSDQGDDYIQETEVCGPTISFPPGIPVSRKIRTNLYVCSYGFLSFDSRYTNPTPPRKKDRVLTFGKNTIIAPFFGPRDRRTSGPVYYRSYDILNSYNRMKDDADLISYVENIVVKFGDLNSYEASFILIATWHETRALGIGFDISRTATFQAVLVSDGKSTYVFFIYGHGLMQWNDNDTNGPPVWVGVHVGTGDSLSSFTHPYAFTRQVLQLDLQPEVPNSECDVAGLVFRPLHKHGVPYVNDAVDCIRWYNDNYEDKKRLDYIASLTPECPCDIWLSRFDPWFWKIGLQRRRKDVQHVCVDMLHVGNFRKYGKSCCYDLRTWLWEYERPLAGGFQLYHPRYPLDHIVNDVIPKTKCCVKSNYCNLYYQLRPTGSCYLSSPYDYGAFWGDPHFITLDRMNFTFNGLGEYTLLRVRTTNLTFDLQARTERAIKQDGNLSDATVFSAFAVKDSSNASLHVEINREKTGMIVYGNNVDLTKQFYSSTDPENPFVYSPNDPTEGRYIISKRDETLSVLFTTSGISLNISVNVGMLSLNTGVPKELKGLTNGLLGNYDGDPDNDFTMPNGTVLKPNLTEREVFEYGKTWSIDANDSAFKYDEDKSHFDFHNDSYVPRFLDEADPDKRAAAEKACNGSQNIECVFDLVFTESMEIADQTSRIKEEFVSTKLELEVTVPSLTGCDVTFAEKGRNVSCSINVESGDELHFLENNVNATIDPASSAITYFQETDDPVYIRVSSKNEQGRFSPAFVVNIIHCTHCSGHGNCTNQTRVDSLDSDHFKYAQCVCEPQYQGINCEEDFNGCLANPCSLQRNCTSLTAEEQKAQNRSYVCGPCPAGFTDNTGDVCIGI, from the exons ATGGCTGGTGGTCCAAATTCAACAACTGGAAGGGTCGAGCTGAAATCATTTGATACATGGGGAACAGTATGCGATGATGGTTTTGGAATGCAAGAGGCTAATGCTATTTGTAGCATGCTAGGATACCC TCCAGCAGTAACGTATTATGTCGGTGCCCATTATGGACCAGGCACAGGGCCAATATTTGTGGACGATCTGAGCTGTGAGGGAGACGCAAAACATATTAACAACTGCACCTATATTACATATGACAACTGTAACCATGACAAAGATGTTTCTGTTGTTTGCACAG ATTGCGGTGACCCTACACCTGAACATGGACATataaactcaacatttacaaattacGGAGCAGCAGTTCATGTGACATGTGACAAGGATTTTAATCTGATTGGCGATTCTGATATTATATGTCAGCTTAACGGGACATGGAGTAGCATACCCGTCTGTAAACTTATAG ACTGTGGTGATCCTAGACCATCAAATGGTAACATAAACACTACATCTACTATTAACGAAACAGTTGCGATGGTATGGTGCGATGACGGCTATACATTGGTAGGCGACTCTGTCATAACCTGTCAGTCAAACGAAACATGGACAAATGATCCAGTCTGTCAAATCATAG ATTGCAGTGATCCTGAACCAGATTTTGCTGATGTAACATTGCTTGATAATAAGACAACCTTTGGTGAGACAGCTGTCATTAGTTGTTGGAAAGGATATACTCCAACTGCTAACACACTCGTGTCATGTCTTGCAAACGGAACTTGGGAAGAATGGCCAGACTGTGAAATTGTAG ATTGTGGTACTCCTGTTCCTCAAAAAGGCTCTGCAAACAGCTCCGAGACGACATATAATACAGTTTTGGAAATAACATGTGAGGTTGGTTACAACATAACTGGAGACTCCATAATAAGATGTCAAGCTGATGGTACTTGGTCAGATTATCCGAGATGTGATACCTCAG ACTGCGGGCAGTTTTCTGTGGCCAATGGGGAAGTTGACACATCTCTTGGAACAAATACTGATTCATCTGCTACTATAGTGTGCGATGAAGGATATGACATACAGGGTTCTTCTGTAGTAATATGTACAAGTACGGGGTGGAATGAATCCGTTACCTGCAAAGTCCAAG TCTGTCCGGATCCTACGCCTGAAAACGGGAATGTTGCTGACACCGATAGAATAGATGAATTCGTTTTCGGTAACTATGCATCTATAGAATGTGACACTGGATATGAAATTCATGGAGACAATGTTGTTACATGTGATAATGGTGGGGTTTGGAGCAATAGACCTACGTGTAAATTGATTG atTGTGGGGATCTTACTGCTCCAATGAACGGTAACATAGATGATTCAAAAGGAACAAAATACAGAGCTAAGATAACTTTCACCTGTAATGAAGATTTCCTCTTGGTTGgtgataaaaaatcaaaatgtggAGAAAATGGCAAATGGAATAATCAAGCTCCAACATGTGTAGCTAAAT CTGAAGTTGGAGGACCTTGCATAAGTAAAGAATACTGTTTAATGGAGGGTTCAATGTGCATTGACTCTGTTTGTGCATGTTTCACTGGAATATATGACATTCGCACGAAGAAGTGTGATAAAA TGCCACTTTTACCATACGGATCTGACCAAGGTGACGATTATatacaggaaacagaagtatgtGGACCGACAATATCTTTTCCACCTGGAATACCAGTTTCTAGAAAAATTCGCACAAATCTATAT GTATGCTCATACGGCTTTCTTAGCTTTGACTCTCGGTACACGAATCCTACACCACCAAGGAAAAAAGACAGAGTACTGACCTTTGGTAAAAATACCATCATTGCCCCATTTTTTGGTCCAAGAGATAGACGGACTTCTGGTCCTGTTTACTACAGATCATATGATATTTTGAATTCATACAACAGAATGAAGGATGACGCTGACTTGATTTCTTATGTTGAAAATATTGTAGTAAAATTTGGAGATCTGAATTCGTATGAGGCGAGCTTCATTTTGATTGCAACATGGCATGAAACAAGAGCGTTAGGAATAGGCTTCGACATTAGTAGG ACAGCGACGTTTCAAGCAGTACTTGTGTCGGACGGAAAGTCAACCTATGTGTTTTTTATTTATGGACACGGTCTAATGCAATGGAATGACAATGACACTAACGGCCCTCCAGTATGGGTAGGTGTGCATGTAGGCACTGGTGATTCATTGTCTTCCTTCACACACCCGTACGCCTTTACGCGACAAGTATTACAACTGGACCTACAGCCAGAAGTGCCTAATTCTGAATGTG ATGTTGCTGGGCTGGTTTTTCGGCCATTGCATAAACACGGCGTTCCATATGTAAACGATGCTGTTGATTGTATCAGAtggtataatgataattatgaagATAAGAAACGTCTTGATTATATTGCAAGCCTTACCCCAGAATGTCCATGTGATATATGGCTATCTAGATTCGATCCATGGTTTTGGAAAATTGGATTACAGAGGCGGCGGAAAGATGTTCAACACGTCTGTGTAGATATGCTTCATGTGGGAAACTTCAGAAAATACGGAAAG TCTTGTTGCTACGACTTGCGAACTTGGCTCTGGGAATATGAACGTCCGCTAGCTGGGGGATTTCAGTTGTATCATCCACGCTATCCCTTGGATCATATTGTAAATGATGTTATcccaaaaacaaaatgttgtgttaaatcaaattattgtaaCTTGTACTACCAGCTAAGACCGACAGGATCGTGTTATTTATCTTCGCCATATGATTATG GAGCATTCTGGGGAGATCCACATTTCATAACACTCGACAGAATGAATTTTACTTTCAATGGACTTGGAGAGTATACACTATTACGTGTACGAACAACCaacttgacatttgaccttcaggcAAGAACAGAAAGAGCCATAAAGCAAGATGGTAACCTGTCCGATGCGACAGTTTTCAGTGCATTTGCTGTTAAAGATTCCTCAAATGCTTCTCTACATGTGGAAATAAACAGGGAAAAGACTG GTATGATTGTATACGGAAACAACGTAGATCTCACAAAACAGTTCTATAGCAGTACTGACCCAGAAAACCCATTTGTTTACTCTCCGAATGATCCTACTGAAGGGCGCTATATCATTTCTAAAAGGGACGAAACTCTCAGTGTCTTATTCACTACAAGTG GCATCTCGCTAAATATATCAGTAAATGTTGGAATGCTGTCGTTAAACACGGGTGTTCCAAAAGAATTAAAAGGTCTAACAAATGGATTGCTTGGAAACTACGATGGTGACCCGGACAATGACTTTACAATGCCTAATGGAACGGTATTGAAGCCAAATCTTACAGAAAGAGAAGTTTTTGAGTATGGAAAGACGT GGTCAATAGATGCGAACGATTCAGCATTTAAATATGATGAGGATAAGTCTCACTTCGACTTTCATAATGATTCCTACGTGCCGCGATTTCTTGATGAAGCTGATCCTGACAAAAGAGCTGCAGCAGAGAAAGCATGTAATGGTTCCCAAAATATCGAGTGCGTGTTCGATCTCGTTTTCACAGAGAGTATGGAAATAGCTGATCAAACAAGTAGAATTAAAGAAGAGTTTGTCTCTACAAAATTAGAACTAG AAGTAACAGTTCCATCGCTTACAGGATGTGACGTAACGTTTGCTGAGAAAGGTCGGAATGTATCTTGCAGTATCAATGTTGAATCTGGAGATGAATTACATTTTCTCGAGAACAATGTAAATGCTACAATAGATCCAGCGTCATCTGCGATAACATATTTTCAGGAAACTGATGACCCTGTATATATACG AGTTTCTTCAAAGAATGAACAAGGTCGTTTTTCGCCGGCTTTTGTTGTGAATATCATTCATTGCACACATTGTAGCGGTCATGGAAACTGCACAAACCAAACGAGGGTAGACAGCCTTGACAGTGACCATTTTAAATATGCTCAGTGTGTATGTGAACCACAGTATCAAG gTATTAATTGCGAGGAAGACTTTAATGGATGTTTAGCCAACCCATGTTCTCTGCAGAGAAACTGCACTTCCTTAACAGCTGAAGAACAAAAGGCACAAAACAGGTCGTATGTATGCGGTCCATGTCCAGCTGGCTTTACCGATAACACCGGAGATGTGTGCATTGGTAtttaa